A portion of the Diprion similis isolate iyDipSimi1 chromosome 4, iyDipSimi1.1, whole genome shotgun sequence genome contains these proteins:
- the LOC124405417 gene encoding exportin-2, whose product MELTDENLLTLSAYLKQTLDPDVNVRRPAEKFLESVEVNQNYPLLLLHLIDKAEVDLVIRITGAVTFKNYIKRNWKIDDETGDRIHSEDRLAVKRLIMNLMLHSPESIQKQLSDAVSIIGRHDFPEKWPELIDQMVEKFNTGDFHVINGVLHTAHSLFKRYRYEFKSQSLWTEIKFVLDQFAKPLTDLFLATMNLAQVHANNIEALKVIYNSLVILCKVFYSLNFQDLPEYFEDNMNAWMTNFHMLLTVDVPALKTADDEEAGVIEQLKSQVCDNVGLYAQKYDEEFQPFLPQFVTAIWNLLTSTGQQPKFDSLVSNALQFLATVADRAQYRHLFENPTTLGSICEKVIIPNMEFRESDHELFEDNPEEYIRRDIEGSDVDTRRRAACDLVKVLSKYFEAKIMEIFGSYIQVMLQNYAEKPTENWRSKDAALYLVTSSASKGQTQKHGVTQSSDLVSLPQFAVQHIEPELAKLNVNEVPVLKADAIKFIMIFRSVLPKELVIGSLPHLVRHLTASSSVVHSYAACAIEKILTLKGPDGALLVKGEVLGSLAAELLKGLFATLEIQGSEENEYAMKAVMRTFFILQERVVPFLGDLLPKLTEKLTIVARNPRRPHFNHYLFETLSLSIKIVCKTNPAAVASFEQALFPVFQGILQQDIQEFIPYVFQILSLLLELQTAPDIPEPYMALFPCLLAPVLFERQANIHPLTRLLQAFVSHGPHQIITQNKISGLLGVFQKLIASKANDDEGFHLMQTIIEHFPPNALEPYMKQVFVLLFQRLTSSKTTKYVKGLIVFFATYAVKYGASNLVAIIDQIQPQMFGMVVDRVLIADLQKVSGESERKITAVGISNLLTDCPEMLNSPYDAYYPRLLATLVEFFELPQDESTLPEDQAFPEVEDAPGYQAAYSRLIYAGNPKNDPLQSIGDVRLYLAQGLGKLSPGQLPGLLGQIPEPNANHLRNYLQTAGIGVA is encoded by the exons ATGGAGCtaaccgacgaaaatcttttAACGCTGAGCGCGTATCTCAAGCAAACACTCGACCCCGACGTCAACGTCAGGCGACCCG ctgaaaaatttttggaatccGTCGAAGTGAACCAAAATTATCCCCTGCTATTGCTTCATCTGATCGACAAGGCTGAAGTTGATTTAGTCATCAGAATCACCGGCGCAGTCACATTTAAAAACTACATCAAACGGAACTGGAAAATC GATGACGAGACCGGAGATCGCATACACTCCGAAGATCGCCTAGCTGTGAAACGATTGATAATGAACCTGATGCTTCACTCACCAGAATCAATCCAGAAACAGTTATCGGATGCTGTTTCCATTATCGGTAGACACGATTTCCCTGAGAAATGGCCAGAGCTCATAGATCAGATGGTTGAAAAGTTTAATACCGGTGACTTCCATGTTATAAACGGTGTTCTTCACACCGCTCACTCCCTATTTAAGAGATATAGATACGAATTCAAGAGCCAGAGCCTTTGGACTGAGATCAAATTTGTACTCGATCAGTTCGCCAAACCTTTGACTGATCTTTTTTTG GCAACCATGAATCTTGCTCAAGTCCATGCAAACAATATTGAAGCCTTGAAGGTTATTTACAACTCCCTGGTCATCCTGTGCAAAgtattttattcattgaattttcag GACTTGCCTGAATACTTTGAGGACAACATGAATGCTTGGATGACCAACTTTCACATGCTACTTACTGTAGATGTGCCAGCGTTGAAAACAGCG GATGATGAAGAAGCTGGTGTAATTGAACAGTTGAAATCTCAGGTATGCGACAATGTCGGTCTATATGCCCAAAAGTACGACGAAGAATTCCAGCCGTTCTTGCCCCAGTTTGTTACCGCAATTTGGAATCTCCTCACGTCGACTGGACAACAACCAAAATTCGATTCG CTGGTATCTAATGCTCTACAATTTTTGGCCACAGTCGCCGATCGCGCACAGTACAGGCATTTGTTTGAGAATCCGACAACTTTAGGAAGTATATGTGAAAAAGTGATCATACCGAACATGGAGTTTAGAG AATCTGACCATGAATTATTTGAGGATAACCCAGAAGAATACATAAGACGTGATATTGAGGGTAGCGATGTTGACACGAGGCGACGTGCTGCCTGCGACCTCGTGAAAGTGCtgtcaaaatattttgaagcAAAAATTATGGAGATTTTCGGATCCTACATTCAG GTAATGCTGCAAAATTATGCTGAAAAACCAACAGAAAATTGGCGTAGCAAGGATGCGGCACTGTACTTGGTCACGAGCAGTGCTAGCAAGGGTCAAACCCAAAAGCATGGAGTAACCCAGAGTAGCGATTTGGTATCGCTGCCCCAGTTTGCGGTTCAACATATCGAGCCAGAGCTAGCAAAACTGAATG TTAACGAAGTTCCAGTTCTCAAAGCAGACGCAATCAAATTCATAATGATCTTTAGGTCCGTGTTACCCAAGGAATTGGTCATCGGTAGTCTGCCTCATTTAGTCAGACATCTCACCGCTTCGAGTTCCGTTGTTCACAGTTACGCAGCTTGTGCTATTGAGAAAATACTCACTTTAAAGGGACCTGACGGAGCTCTTTT AGTCAAGGGAGAAGTGCTCGGATCTCTGGCAGCTGAATTGCTCAAGGGATTGTTTGCTACTCTAGAGATTCAAGGCTCGGAGGAAAATGAATACGCAATGAAAGCTGTGATGAGAACGTTTTTCATTCTGCAAGAGAGAGTCGTACCGTTCCTAGGTGACTTGCTACCTAAACTGACGGAAAAGCTAACGATTGTAGCGAGAAACCCTAGGAGACCGCATTTCAATCACTATTTGTTCGAGACTCTAAGTTTATCCATAAA AATTGTATGCAAAACAAACCCAGCTGCTGTCGCTTCCTTTGAACAGGCTCTGTTTCCAGTTTTTCAAGGAATCTTACAACAAGATATTCAGG AATTCATTCCCtacgtttttcaaattctttccctTCTACTCGAACTCCAAACAGCTCCGGACATTCCGGAGCCTTACATGGCGCTCTTCCCGTGTCTGCTAGCTCCTGTCCTTTTCGAACGCCAAGCCAATATCCATCCACTGACCAGATTACTTCAGGCATTTGTGAGCCACGGTCCTCACCAAATTATCACCCAAAACAAGATCAGCGGCTTGTTGGGTGTCTTCCAGAAACTAATTGCATCTAAGGCTAATGACGATGAAGGATTTCATCTGATGCAAACGATAATAGAACATTTTCCTCC AAATGCGCTTGAGCCTTACATGAAGCAAGTGTTTGTACTGCTTTTCCAAAGGCTAACATCCTCAAAAACGACTAAATATGTGAAAGGTCTCATCGTATTTTTCGCAACGTACGCTGTCAAGTACGGAGCCAGTAATTTGGTCGCAATAATCGACCAAATTCAGCCACA GATGTTTGGCATGGTTGTAGACCGTGTGTTAATTGCAGATTTGCAAAAGGTATCCGGTGAATCTGAGAGAAAAATTACAGCCGTCGGAATATCAAATCTACTCACAGATTGTCCAGAAATGTTGAACAGTCCATACGATGCCTACTACCCTCGGCTATTGGCTACTTTGGTGGAGTTCTTCGAGCTCCCTCAAGATGAGAGCACTCTACCCGAGGATCAGGCTTTCCCAGAGGTCGAAGATGCTCCCGGGTACCAAGCAGCCTACAGCAGGCTTATTTATGCCGGGAATCCTAAGAATGATCCGCTCCAAA GTATCGGTGATGTGCGGCTCTATCTGGCACAAGGTCTTGGTAAACTATCACCGGGCCAGCTTCCCGGTTTGCTTGGTCAGATTCCAGAACCTAACGCTAATCATCTAAGGAATTATCTCCAAACAGCCGGTATTGGCGTTGCATAA